In the genome of Halapricum salinum, one region contains:
- a CDS encoding alpha/beta fold hydrolase — MTQAESRTRDLTPDGHDPVSVNYLQAGEGPPVVLLHGIGLDAANVSWRHTIPALAGHRTVYALDLPGHGDSDKPRTRYTTDYFVDVLDAFLSDLGLDSAPLVGVSMGGAVALGYALDSGTPERLALLDSYGLGGDAYWRPAATGVLWTPGLGQHLWSGVGSSKTSVRSSVAGLVGGTPSEALVGDVYEAVQDRGTVRAMRSWQRSEFQPTGLKTDHSARLEELDVPALLIHGADDPLLPPSWSRAAHRHLPNSDLHVLSGVGHWPTRERPEEVNRLLASFLATDGPASD; from the coding sequence ATGACCCAAGCCGAGTCGCGAACGCGCGATCTGACGCCGGACGGGCACGATCCGGTGTCGGTCAACTATCTACAGGCGGGCGAGGGCCCGCCGGTCGTCTTGCTCCACGGGATCGGTCTCGACGCTGCGAACGTCTCCTGGCGACATACGATTCCTGCTCTCGCCGGCCACCGGACAGTGTATGCACTCGATCTCCCCGGCCACGGCGATAGCGACAAGCCCCGGACCCGGTACACGACCGACTACTTCGTCGACGTGCTCGACGCATTTCTCAGTGATCTCGGTCTCGACAGTGCACCGCTGGTCGGTGTCTCGATGGGCGGTGCGGTGGCGCTGGGCTACGCACTCGACAGCGGCACGCCAGAGCGACTCGCGTTGCTGGACAGTTACGGACTCGGCGGAGACGCCTACTGGCGACCGGCGGCGACCGGCGTGCTGTGGACGCCCGGACTCGGACAACACCTCTGGAGCGGCGTCGGCTCCTCGAAGACGTCGGTCCGGTCGAGCGTCGCCGGCCTGGTCGGCGGGACGCCGAGCGAGGCGCTCGTCGGCGACGTCTACGAGGCCGTCCAGGATCGCGGAACAGTGCGGGCGATGAGGTCCTGGCAGCGCAGCGAGTTCCAACCCACGGGGCTGAAGACCGACCACTCGGCTCGATTGGAAGAGCTCGACGTCCCAGCGCTATTGATTCACGGAGCGGACGACCCACTGTTGCCGCCGTCGTGGTCGCGAGCGGCGCATCGTCACCTGCCGAACAGCGATCTGCACGTGCTGTCGGGCGTCGGCCACTGGCCGACCAGGGAGCGACCAGAGGAAGTCAACCGCCTGCTCGCCTCGTTTCTCGCGACCGATGGGCCGGCGAGCGACTAG
- the cgi121 gene encoding KEOPS complex subunit Cgi121, producing the protein MELVDGILNVDDLDGFLARLGKIGDQHGVTIQAFDARYVVDRAHLEKAVELTDRAFERGENIADDRAVEILLYAAGRRQINRALELGVDTGECPAVVVVDGAGDEAAAADAIRRLDVYESAATLGEYDPDRVREWFDLGEPELATGADLSELVRERVALLVVEK; encoded by the coding sequence ATGGAGCTGGTCGACGGAATCCTGAACGTCGACGATCTCGATGGCTTCCTCGCCCGACTCGGGAAGATCGGTGACCAGCACGGTGTCACGATCCAGGCGTTCGACGCCCGCTACGTCGTCGACCGCGCACACCTCGAAAAAGCTGTCGAACTGACCGATCGGGCGTTCGAACGCGGTGAAAATATCGCTGACGACCGCGCCGTCGAGATCCTGCTGTACGCCGCGGGTCGGCGCCAGATCAACCGCGCGCTCGAACTCGGCGTCGACACCGGGGAATGCCCGGCAGTCGTCGTCGTGGACGGAGCAGGCGACGAGGCGGCAGCCGCCGACGCTATTCGAAGACTCGACGTCTACGAATCCGCCGCGACGCTGGGCGAGTACGACCCCGATCGCGTCCGCGAGTGGTTCGACCTCGGCGAGCCCGAACTCGCGACCGGGGCGGACCTGTCGGAACTGGTCCGCGAGCGAGTGGCCTTGCTGGTCGTCGAGAAGTGA
- a CDS encoding ATP-dependent DNA helicase → MDVADIPAVPEWLPEHLQAEGIESLYPPQAEAVDSGVTEGENLVASIPTASGKTLIAELAMLASVARGGTALYIVPLRALASEKHAEFEQFEQYGLDVGVSTGNYESEGGWLSGKDIIVATSEKVDSLVRNGAGWLDDLTCVVADEVHLVDDAERGPTLEVTLAKLRRINPDLQTVALSATIGNAGELAAWLDAELLDSEWRPIDLKKGVHYGQALHLEDGSQRELRVRDGEKATAAIVRDTLEDDRDADGNVVEEGGSSLVFVNSRRNAEAAAGRLSNTVANHLGPDERAELQGVASEIRDVSDTETSDDLADAVEGGAAFHHAGLARGHRELVEEAFRDRLLKVVCATPTLAAGVNTPSRRVIVRDWRRYDGTAGGMQPLSVLEVHQMMGRAGRPGLDPYGEAVLLANSHDELDELFDRYVWADPEPVRSKLAAEPALRTHILATVASGFASTREGLLEFLEATLYASQTDEGGRLETVADEMIEYLERNDFLEREGDTLTATNLGHTVSRLYLDPMSAAEVIDGLEAADERPSALGLYHLVSRTPDMYQLYLRSGEDEEYTMLAYERETEFLGAMPSEFEDNRFEDWLSALKTARLLEDWASEVEEDQITERYGVGPGDIRGKVEAASWLLGAAESLAGELGLEWTPAIREARTRVEDGVKEELIDLAGVRGVGRKRARRLFEAGIEDRSDLREADKSIVLAALRGREGTAENILENVGHRDPSMEGVEPDPDAEPVVENSGDAAGDDTAEDQASLGDF, encoded by the coding sequence ATGGACGTCGCGGACATCCCTGCGGTCCCCGAGTGGCTCCCCGAGCACCTGCAAGCGGAGGGTATCGAATCGCTGTACCCGCCGCAGGCCGAGGCCGTCGACAGCGGCGTCACCGAGGGCGAGAACCTCGTTGCGTCGATTCCCACAGCGAGTGGCAAAACCCTCATCGCGGAGCTGGCGATGCTCGCAAGCGTCGCCCGCGGCGGGACTGCTCTCTACATCGTCCCCCTGCGCGCGCTCGCGAGCGAGAAACACGCCGAGTTCGAGCAGTTCGAACAGTACGGACTCGACGTCGGCGTCTCGACCGGCAACTACGAGTCGGAAGGCGGGTGGCTCTCGGGCAAGGACATCATCGTCGCCACGAGTGAGAAGGTCGACTCACTCGTGCGCAACGGCGCGGGCTGGCTGGACGATCTCACCTGTGTCGTCGCCGACGAGGTCCACCTGGTCGACGACGCCGAACGTGGCCCCACCCTGGAAGTCACGCTGGCGAAACTCCGGCGGATCAACCCCGATCTCCAGACTGTGGCGCTCTCGGCCACGATCGGCAACGCCGGCGAACTCGCCGCGTGGCTGGACGCCGAACTGCTCGACTCGGAGTGGCGGCCGATCGACCTCAAGAAGGGCGTCCACTACGGGCAGGCCCTCCACCTCGAAGACGGCAGCCAACGCGAACTCCGGGTTCGCGACGGCGAGAAAGCGACGGCGGCCATCGTCCGGGACACCCTGGAGGACGACCGCGACGCCGACGGTAACGTGGTCGAAGAGGGCGGCTCCTCGCTGGTGTTCGTCAACTCTCGCCGGAACGCAGAAGCCGCGGCCGGCCGACTCTCGAACACGGTCGCGAACCACCTCGGTCCCGACGAGCGTGCCGAGTTGCAGGGGGTCGCAAGCGAGATCCGCGACGTCAGCGATACCGAGACCAGCGACGATCTGGCCGACGCCGTCGAAGGTGGGGCCGCGTTTCACCACGCTGGGCTCGCTCGAGGCCATCGCGAACTCGTCGAGGAGGCCTTCCGCGACCGCCTGCTCAAAGTGGTCTGTGCGACGCCGACCCTCGCTGCAGGAGTCAACACCCCCTCGCGACGGGTCATCGTCCGGGACTGGCGACGCTACGACGGCACCGCCGGTGGCATGCAGCCCCTCTCGGTACTGGAGGTCCACCAGATGATGGGGCGTGCCGGCCGGCCCGGACTGGACCCCTACGGCGAGGCCGTCCTCCTCGCCAACAGTCACGACGAACTGGACGAGCTGTTCGACCGATACGTCTGGGCAGATCCCGAACCCGTGCGCTCGAAACTGGCGGCCGAACCCGCCCTGCGGACGCACATTCTCGCAACCGTGGCCTCCGGGTTCGCCAGCACGCGCGAGGGCCTGCTCGAATTTCTGGAGGCGACCCTCTACGCGAGTCAGACCGACGAGGGCGGCCGCCTGGAGACGGTCGCGGACGAGATGATCGAGTACCTGGAACGGAACGACTTCCTCGAACGGGAGGGAGACACGCTCACGGCCACGAACCTCGGTCACACCGTCTCCAGACTCTACCTCGATCCGATGAGCGCCGCGGAAGTCATCGACGGGCTGGAGGCCGCCGACGAGCGCCCGAGTGCGCTCGGCCTCTACCATCTCGTCTCGCGGACGCCGGACATGTACCAGCTCTACCTCCGTTCGGGCGAGGACGAGGAGTACACGATGCTGGCCTACGAGCGCGAGACGGAGTTTCTGGGAGCGATGCCCAGCGAGTTCGAGGACAATCGCTTCGAGGACTGGCTGTCGGCGCTGAAGACCGCCCGCCTGCTCGAAGACTGGGCCAGCGAGGTAGAGGAGGACCAGATCACCGAGCGCTACGGCGTCGGGCCCGGCGACATCCGCGGGAAGGTCGAGGCCGCCTCGTGGTTGCTCGGCGCAGCCGAATCCCTGGCCGGTGAACTCGGGCTGGAGTGGACGCCGGCGATCCGCGAGGCTCGTACCCGGGTCGAAGACGGCGTCAAGGAGGAGCTGATCGATCTGGCAGGTGTCCGCGGCGTCGGTCGAAAACGCGCGCGGCGGCTGTTCGAGGCCGGAATCGAGGACCGTTCGGACCTCCGAGAGGCCGACAAATCGATCGTCCTCGCGGCGCTGCGCGGACGGGAGGGGACAGCCGAGAACATCCTGGAGAACGTCGGCCACCGCGATCCCTCGATGGAGGGCGTGGAGCCGGACCCCGATGCCGAACCGGTAGTCGAGAACAGTGGGGACGCCGCCGGAGACGACACCGCGGAAGACCAGGCCAGCCTGGGTGATTTCTGA